A single Actinomadura algeriensis DNA region contains:
- a CDS encoding class E sortase encodes MRTVIRGLGELCITAGLILMLFVAYELWGTGQYTQAQQDRLADQLLDRWEAAEVTTEKVELGSGLARMRVPEFGDDYGFVVVEGVERDDLRKGPGHYPGSAMPGEVGNFVLSGHRTTYSAPFNDLGELERGDEILIDTREKQYVYKVTGRDIVEPSAVEVTAPVPYHPGKKPSERLITLTTCHPKYSDAERMIVFGELTAAKPRVPSSGAASAE; translated from the coding sequence GTGCGGACGGTGATCCGTGGACTGGGCGAGCTGTGCATCACCGCCGGGCTGATCCTCATGCTGTTCGTCGCCTACGAACTGTGGGGGACCGGCCAGTACACGCAGGCCCAGCAGGACCGCCTCGCCGACCAGCTCCTCGACCGGTGGGAGGCCGCCGAGGTCACCACCGAGAAGGTCGAACTCGGCTCCGGCCTGGCGAGGATGCGCGTCCCCGAGTTCGGGGACGACTACGGCTTCGTCGTCGTCGAGGGCGTCGAGCGCGACGACCTGCGCAAGGGCCCCGGGCACTACCCCGGCAGCGCCATGCCCGGCGAGGTCGGCAACTTCGTCCTGTCCGGCCACCGCACGACGTACTCCGCACCGTTCAACGACCTCGGCGAACTCGAACGCGGCGACGAGATCCTCATCGACACGCGCGAGAAGCAGTACGTCTACAAGGTCACCGGGCGCGACATCGTCGAACCGAGCGCGGTCGAGGTCACCGCGCCCGTCCCCTACCACCCGGGCAAGAAGCCCTCCGAACGGCTCATCACCCTCACCACCTGCCACCCGAAGTACTCCGACGCCGAACGGATGATCGTCTTCGGCGAGCTGACCGCCGCGAAGCCGCGCGTGCCGTCGTCGGGCGCCGCGTCCGCCGAGTAG
- a CDS encoding anthranilate synthase component II: MSPRVLVVDNHDSFVFNIVQYLKELGADCRVASRTDVTVADAASVDGVLLSPGPGHPADAGVCTGLVRSGAPVLGVCLGHQVIAHAHGAVVSRAPEIVHGSASLISHDSRGVFAGLPNPFPATRYHSLAVEAATVPDVLRITARTPDGVVMGLRHRSAPVEGVQFHPESILSVGGHALLRNWLETL, from the coding sequence GTGAGCCCGCGCGTCCTCGTCGTGGACAACCACGACAGCTTCGTCTTCAACATCGTCCAGTACCTGAAGGAACTCGGCGCCGACTGCCGCGTCGCGTCCCGGACGGACGTCACCGTCGCCGACGCCGCGTCCGTCGACGGCGTCCTGCTCAGCCCCGGCCCCGGTCACCCCGCCGACGCCGGAGTCTGCACCGGGCTCGTCCGGTCGGGGGCGCCCGTGCTCGGCGTGTGCCTCGGACACCAGGTCATCGCACACGCCCACGGCGCCGTGGTGTCGCGCGCGCCGGAGATCGTCCACGGGTCGGCGAGCCTGATCTCCCACGACTCCCGCGGCGTCTTCGCGGGACTGCCGAACCCGTTCCCCGCGACCCGCTACCACTCGCTCGCCGTCGAGGCCGCGACCGTCCCGGACGTCCTGCGGATCACGGCCCGGACCCCGGACGGCGTCGTCATGGGCCTCCGGCACCGTTCGGCGCCCGTCGAGGGCGTCCAGTTCCATCCGGAGTCGATCCTGTCGGTCGGTGGCCACGCACTCCTGCGGAACTGGCTCGAAACGCTCTGA
- a CDS encoding TetR family transcriptional regulator C-terminal domain-containing protein, with translation MAVAVLQASDEWGDTIEAAVRAAGGAGPAGRLRVCLDELFAAIPRQRDLLVASMQAYTEAQFSAEVREPLVESIARGRRELAAMVLGAPSGEVGEETARGLGALVHALIIGFVQQSLLSPESMPTADQVAEAVGLLARGR, from the coding sequence ATGGCCGTGGCGGTGCTCCAGGCGAGCGACGAATGGGGCGACACGATCGAGGCGGCGGTTCGGGCGGCGGGAGGAGCGGGCCCGGCGGGGCGGCTCCGGGTGTGCCTGGACGAGCTGTTCGCCGCGATCCCCCGGCAGCGGGATCTGCTCGTCGCGAGCATGCAGGCGTACACGGAGGCGCAGTTCAGCGCGGAGGTCCGCGAACCGCTGGTGGAATCGATCGCGCGGGGGCGGCGGGAGCTGGCGGCGATGGTGCTGGGGGCGCCGTCCGGGGAGGTCGGCGAGGAGACGGCCCGGGGCCTCGGGGCGCTCGTGCACGCGCTGATCATCGGGTTCGTGCAGCAGTCGCTGCTGTCGCCGGAGTCGATGCCGACCGCCGATCAGGTGGCGGAGGCGGTGGGTCTGCTCGCGCGAGGGCGGTAG
- a CDS encoding cell division protein CrgA, whose translation MAKSKVRKKAVYTPPQKSKAPEVSPRWLVPTMITLWLLGLVWIAVFYVTASTGTEVPFMSDLHNWNLGIGFTAIILGVILSTKWR comes from the coding sequence GTGGCCAAGTCGAAAGTGCGCAAGAAGGCGGTCTACACGCCTCCGCAGAAGTCCAAGGCGCCCGAGGTCAGCCCGCGCTGGCTGGTGCCCACGATGATCACGCTGTGGCTGCTCGGCCTGGTCTGGATCGCGGTCTTCTACGTCACGGCGAGCACCGGCACCGAAGTGCCGTTCATGTCCGACCTGCACAACTGGAACCTCGGCATCGGGTTCACCGCGATCATCCTCGGGGTCATTCTCTCCACGAAGTGGAGGTAG